In a genomic window of Helianthus annuus cultivar XRQ/B chromosome 10, HanXRQr2.0-SUNRISE, whole genome shotgun sequence:
- the LOC110882126 gene encoding protein FLOURY 1-like: MSVSNSWGLGVLMYGCFKKFIDLLSLLILFYFSLKYLHFNVFNLGVLNRFCSRKCKCGLINFMNFSNPPMIDQWKVVKETVNCRNTSGFDDQDDGNQECYDEDEVFDVMSLRKLVKMERQRANDTYLELEKERMAATTAAEAAMEMILRLQNEKSVVELEAQRHRRLSHEKQLHDQEVIQSLRWIVMKHESERSLLEDRLRVCKQRLMLCMNDDGDDDGCELSLSYLDERLVSSLDLGLSPW, encoded by the coding sequence ATGTCGGTTTCTAACTCGTGGGGTTTGGGGGTTTTGATGTATGGATGCTTCAAAAAGTTCATTGATCTTTTGAGTCTCTTAATTCTGTTTTATTTCAGTTTGAAATATTTGCATTTTAACGTATTCAACTTGGGGGTTTTGAACCGGTTTTGTTCAAGAAAATGCAAGTGTGGGTTGATCAACTTTATGAATTTTTCAAACCCACCAATGATTGATCAATGGAAGGTGGTTAAAGAAACTGTAAATTGTAGAAACACAAGTGGTTTTGATGATCAAGATGATGGTAATCAAGAATGTTATGATGAAGATGAAGTGTTCGATGTAATGTCTCTGAGAAAACTGGTGAAGATGGAGAGGCAACGAGCGAATGATACTTACTTAGAGCTTGAGAAAGAGCGAATGGCGGCTACTACTGCAGCCGAGGCGGCCATGGAGATGATTCTGCGGCTGCAGAATGAGAAAAGTGTGGTTGAGTTGGAAGCCCAACGACACCGGAGATTGAGTCATGAAAAGCAGTTACATGATCAAGAGGTTATTCAATCTTTGAGGTGGATTGTTATGAAGCATGAGTCGGAAAGGAGCTTGTTAGAAGATCGGTTGCGGGTGTGTAAGCAAAGGTTGATGCTTTGTatgaatgatgatggtgatgatgatgggtGTGAGTTGTCTTTAAGTTATCTTGATGAGCGGCTTGTTAGCTCGCTCGATTTGGGTTTGTCACCGTGGTAA